The following proteins are co-located in the Trueperaceae bacterium genome:
- a CDS encoding dihydrodipicolinate synthase family protein: protein GADAVFVAPIAPQNDAALERHFRTVADATDLPLILHDYPASFGLTLSVDLIGRLARDGVAPYIKLEDTPALPKVSAVIEASEGHIGVFGGLGGQYFLEELQRGAAGIMTGFAFPEVLVGLYRRYASGDAAGAERLFHRTIDLMRYEFQPGIGLAFRKHVYRMRGTYATEVCRPPAPSLTEIDRAEFAQVVARCGLPLGPGPVELPA from the coding sequence GGCGCGGACGCGGTGTTCGTCGCCCCCATCGCCCCGCAGAACGACGCCGCCCTCGAGCGGCACTTCCGGACCGTCGCGGACGCCACCGACCTCCCGCTGATCCTGCACGACTACCCCGCCAGCTTCGGCCTCACGCTGTCGGTCGACCTGATCGGGCGCCTCGCGCGCGACGGCGTCGCGCCCTACATCAAGCTCGAGGACACCCCGGCCCTGCCGAAGGTCAGCGCCGTGATCGAGGCGTCCGAGGGCCACATCGGGGTGTTCGGGGGGCTCGGGGGGCAGTACTTCCTCGAGGAGCTGCAGCGCGGCGCGGCCGGCATCATGACCGGCTTCGCCTTCCCCGAGGTGCTCGTCGGTCTGTACCGCCGCTACGCCTCGGGCGACGCCGCCGGCGCCGAACGCCTGTTCCACCGCACGATCGACCTCATGCGCTACGAGTTCCAGCCCGGCATCGGCCTGGCGTTCCGCAAGCACGTCTACCGCATGCGCGGCACCTACGCGACGGAGGTGTGCCGCCCCCCCGCCCCGAGCCTGACGGAGATCGACCGCGCGGAGTTCGCGCAGGTCGTCGCGCGCTGCGGCCTACCCCTCGGGCCCGGCCCG